One Chitinophaga varians DNA window includes the following coding sequences:
- a CDS encoding GNAT family N-acetyltransferase, whose amino-acid sequence MKLSIQSSRLLIRDFSKNDWEDLHRLYMMPETVKYNPSGYPESESATEKLVAEWSEQPAAAHREEYTVAVIEKAEGGFVGVISLDLGDAKYRKAEIWYKLLPEYWGKGYATEAVSSMLAFGFGTLKLHRIECGCSIHNTGSYRVMEKVGMTREGVKRKVLPLEDGWHDAYIYGILASEFARTGE is encoded by the coding sequence ATGAAGCTTAGCATTCAATCTTCCAGACTGTTAATCCGCGATTTTTCAAAAAATGACTGGGAAGATTTACATCGGTTGTATATGATGCCTGAAACGGTAAAATACAATCCAAGTGGTTATCCGGAGAGTGAATCCGCAACGGAGAAACTGGTGGCAGAGTGGTCGGAACAACCGGCAGCCGCTCACCGGGAGGAGTATACCGTGGCGGTCATAGAAAAGGCGGAGGGTGGTTTTGTGGGAGTTATTTCACTGGATCTGGGTGACGCCAAATATAGAAAAGCAGAAATCTGGTATAAGCTTTTACCGGAATACTGGGGAAAAGGCTACGCTACAGAGGCTGTAAGCAGTATGCTTGCTTTCGGATTTGGGACATTGAAATTGCATAGAATAGAATGTGGCTGCAGTATCCATAACACGGGCTCATACCGTGTGATGGAGAAGGTGGGTATGACACGTGAAGGTGTTAAGCGGAAGGTGCTGCCGTTGGAAGATGGATGGCACGATGCATATATTTATGGCATTTTGGCGTCGGAGTTTGCCAGGACAGGGGAATAA
- a CDS encoding hybrid sensor histidine kinase/response regulator: MRLKTITQKIIDFGVEGQPISFRKTIIRTINVMALINIGVGLVANFVIYVATDIRGVLIPSLGEDLLFVVVLCLNKRRAYDPAAFLMYVTHCLSVLYFGAKFGENSHAGILTLYLLVAAYLVFKTNAYRIVAMVMSVITIVLLELNYQHKYIPEWPITTSQVNLVRWTIYASVTTLGVTLMFFFIQRSVQQARLTEMEIASKTEKYLKAEKATSMLLNEVTHEISNPAHIITQTVSNYIQRVDNIEGITRMDILLDDLWRLTTAGSVIADQCSTILTWARYEKEGERAINNETMDVHSWATDLIRLYGHKALQKNATLILNINENTPQYIITDRIKVNHIVTNLIVNAIKFSFEKTDIYVNVRNSDSRLIISVKDNGPGIPEDKQNKIFEAFFTSGESSVGIMSTGVGLALAKKLVQQLNGTITLHSKEGKGAKFTVSIPLTIPTDEEIKSFINFSNFRFNGQKILVIEDSDFLRDITMRSVTRFGCQPVGAASPEEAVIVAVKELPDVIILDFNLKNNFNTLDLINEFKTNSILNKTPIIIISSAEFEQIQRCFEAGVDAFLPKPFKDSQLKRKLATFIPLVQVD; the protein is encoded by the coding sequence ATGCGTCTCAAGACAATTACCCAAAAAATTATCGATTTTGGAGTTGAAGGTCAACCAATTTCGTTTAGGAAGACCATAATCCGTACCATCAATGTAATGGCACTAATCAATATCGGTGTAGGTTTGGTAGCTAATTTTGTGATTTATGTTGCAACAGATATCAGAGGGGTGTTAATTCCTTCTCTGGGTGAAGATCTCCTATTCGTTGTTGTGTTGTGTTTGAATAAACGACGGGCATACGATCCCGCAGCTTTTTTAATGTACGTGACGCATTGCCTTTCTGTTCTTTATTTTGGCGCCAAGTTTGGCGAAAATTCCCATGCAGGAATTTTAACCCTTTACCTTTTGGTTGCAGCGTATCTTGTGTTTAAAACGAATGCATATCGCATTGTGGCAATGGTAATGTCAGTAATCACAATTGTGCTACTGGAATTGAATTACCAGCATAAGTACATTCCTGAATGGCCAATAACAACCTCCCAGGTGAATTTAGTACGTTGGACAATCTACGCTTCTGTTACCACGCTGGGCGTAACCTTAATGTTCTTTTTTATACAACGGAGCGTACAACAGGCCAGGCTGACTGAAATGGAGATTGCCTCTAAAACGGAAAAGTATCTGAAAGCGGAAAAAGCTACCTCAATGCTTTTGAATGAGGTAACTCATGAAATCAGCAATCCAGCTCACATAATTACTCAAACAGTAAGTAACTATATTCAAAGGGTCGACAACATTGAAGGTATTACCCGCATGGATATCCTATTAGACGACCTATGGCGGTTGACTACTGCAGGCTCGGTGATTGCAGATCAATGCTCAACTATCCTTACATGGGCGAGATATGAGAAAGAAGGAGAAAGAGCAATTAACAATGAGACCATGGATGTTCATTCCTGGGCTACAGACCTGATTAGGCTTTATGGGCATAAGGCCTTACAAAAGAACGCAACCCTGATTCTTAATATTAATGAAAACACTCCACAATATATAATAACTGACAGAATTAAAGTTAACCACATCGTAACGAATTTAATTGTTAATGCAATTAAATTTTCGTTTGAAAAAACGGATATCTATGTGAATGTCCGTAACTCGGATTCAAGACTAATTATTAGCGTTAAAGACAATGGTCCTGGAATACCAGAAGATAAGCAGAATAAAATATTCGAAGCGTTCTTTACGAGCGGCGAATCTTCCGTTGGCATAATGAGTACAGGGGTTGGCCTGGCGCTTGCCAAAAAACTAGTCCAACAACTAAATGGTACAATTACGTTACATAGTAAAGAAGGAAAGGGGGCCAAGTTTACAGTCTCTATTCCCCTGACAATTCCAACTGATGAAGAAATAAAATCTTTTATCAATTTTTCAAATTTCAGATTCAACGGTCAAAAAATACTCGTGATCGAAGATTCGGATTTTCTTAGGGATATAACCATGAGATCGGTAACCAGATTTGGCTGTCAGCCAGTGGGCGCCGCCTCACCAGAGGAGGCTGTTATTGTCGCAGTTAAAGAGCTTCCCGACGTAATTATATTAGATTTTAATCTAAAGAATAACTTTAATACATTGGATCTAATCAATGAATTCAAGACTAACAGCATTCTCAACAAAACTCCAATAATTATTATATCCTCAGCTGAGTTTGAGCAGATACAACGGTGTTTTGAGGCCGGCGTAGATGCATTTTTGCCTAAACCATTCAAGGATTCTCAGTTAAAACGAAAGCTTGCAACTTTCATTCCCCTTGTTCAGGTAGATTAG
- a CDS encoding non-ribosomal peptide synthetase: protein MSNKIFPLTSSQQDIFYEQCMFQHLPVYNIGGVIDMPGVIDVVAFRDACHLLISSNESMRCGLVIQNDIPMMELAEEFSLPFSYYNYADSPEQVDTFIKDDFSQPFDLMTDRLLCKFVLFRLAEDKYKCYFKCHHIVADGWATGLLFKQLTVCYKNILAGTNAVVYKGSSLDSYVREDQAYIGSDLYETDATYWRKKFSDYVEDEPLFQVRGSLDTAVNRVTLSQRCGSGLSVLCKKYDVSPLHIVLAAVYITLFKITDRNEMVIGVPVLNRSGSKSRNTTALFMKVTPLLMKITGEQTICDLVLAIKDGLRQDFRHAKYPVSKMLTNMAGGLNEPYLFDVLVSYEKHAFGYSFGDFETSVSPLIQTSARAALSLFVHKVDGEQLVFDVASNIELFGNNDTIAGYLEKCLENIIFSEDPVVKSVDIMDLHVKNRLLYNWGSGQVVGLGNAVLPDLFQKQVDATPEALALLSTNLSLKYNEVDRLSNAVANLLRSQYQLKPGSLVAVSLNRSIYFTVTIMAIWKAGCAYLPLDPSVPEDRNTYILGDSGAEMLITDDIGGRVAGYFHMPVVSIQQLTEQADDGGAPNITVDQAMLAYVIYTSGSTGLPKGVEISHRALVNFMRSMLLCPGLSGGSMLLSITTYSFDISILELFWPLLCGGCVFMADSDTVKDPELIVSLMEAVKPDIMQATPTMWKMILEAGWKGDSRLMLLCGGEKLEHSLGKELLAKCRSLWNMYGPTETTIWSTLRHIDDENIISNIGRPFANTQVYVLNENRQLLPPGFTGEIFIAGEGLAIGYRSRPELTVDRFVPDPFVPSKLMYATGDLGKWSPDGELGIIGRRDGQIKIRGFRIETGEIEYWLNRLPFVSMAVVVPESGDNGDVKLVACYTIKQDFSGPIGTNDIIRFLVERLPGYMVPERFVCLQAFPLTPNGKIDRKALKGAVPDLKTSDISSHLGESSRYGKMIRLWKAFFQTEAVGENSDFFRLGGNSLRAIQLVSAIRKEYGLTCSFAAIFRCRSLAAITDEVLAGNVALPQTIPVAPLLPYYPLTYMQMGIWLRAQKGDGSFAYHMSALVKVKGKMDIPRFVEALKIMKRRHIALRTQFGIDGDKPVQYFQPADNDNLSFNYFDAVAEPEKSAAIVQATTETALDLQSSPPWRVSIVRAAEEEYVVIACFHHIIIDGYSVNLFVRELGDVYNQLMEGAVSYPDKATITFRDYVSWRALLPISESPVLPGLILKYDKPVISSLAPLAQISLKLDADHFGKYRQLITEAGVTPYVMVLALSAIVCSSTSGETMFSLGGPGWGRSGLGLEHEVGIFIEMLEIPFNLNRETSFITWLREQQDLMIRYADSNTFRLRPQVTDIVVSHELSSDMTIASDWLNGAVSEFIPLPVKVAKFALSLNYVETDNTLTVNADFNSQLFENETIWTLLSKFPVLLDLLHQHPDTSIDQLGKRLHRFILSKRPRRKINFVPDNKRTL from the coding sequence ATGTCAAACAAAATTTTTCCACTCACGTCCTCCCAGCAGGATATTTTTTATGAGCAGTGTATGTTCCAGCATTTACCCGTCTATAACATAGGTGGTGTAATTGACATGCCCGGCGTAATTGACGTTGTGGCCTTCCGGGATGCATGTCACCTGCTGATTTCTTCCAATGAAAGCATGCGTTGTGGGTTGGTGATACAGAATGATATCCCCATGATGGAACTGGCAGAGGAATTCTCTTTACCTTTTAGTTATTACAACTATGCTGATAGTCCGGAGCAGGTGGATACCTTTATCAAGGACGACTTTTCGCAGCCTTTCGATCTGATGACTGACCGGCTGTTGTGTAAGTTCGTATTGTTCCGCTTGGCAGAGGATAAATATAAATGTTACTTTAAATGTCATCATATTGTGGCGGACGGATGGGCTACCGGTCTTTTATTTAAGCAACTGACAGTATGCTACAAAAACATACTGGCTGGGACCAATGCAGTTGTGTACAAGGGTAGCAGCCTGGATTCGTATGTCCGGGAAGATCAGGCGTACATAGGGAGTGATTTGTATGAGACGGATGCCACCTACTGGCGCAAAAAGTTTTCGGATTATGTTGAGGATGAACCGTTGTTCCAGGTCCGTGGGAGTTTGGATACTGCAGTGAACAGGGTCACACTGTCACAGCGTTGTGGCTCCGGTCTTTCCGTCCTTTGTAAAAAATATGATGTGTCGCCACTTCATATTGTACTGGCTGCAGTATACATCACTTTGTTCAAAATTACCGACCGAAATGAGATGGTGATCGGCGTACCGGTTCTTAACCGTTCCGGGAGCAAATCCAGGAATACCACTGCTTTATTCATGAAAGTGACACCGTTGTTGATGAAGATCACTGGTGAACAGACTATATGTGACCTGGTGTTGGCGATTAAAGATGGGCTCCGGCAGGATTTTAGACATGCAAAATATCCGGTGAGCAAGATGCTCACGAACATGGCCGGTGGGTTGAATGAACCATATTTGTTTGATGTGCTGGTTTCCTATGAAAAACATGCGTTTGGTTACAGCTTCGGTGACTTTGAGACTTCTGTATCTCCATTGATACAGACGTCGGCCAGAGCTGCATTGTCGTTGTTTGTGCATAAAGTAGACGGGGAGCAGTTGGTGTTTGATGTTGCTTCTAATATTGAATTGTTCGGAAACAATGATACGATCGCCGGATATCTGGAAAAATGCCTTGAAAATATCATTTTTTCAGAAGATCCTGTTGTAAAATCAGTAGACATAATGGACCTGCATGTGAAAAACCGGTTGTTGTACAACTGGGGGAGCGGGCAGGTAGTAGGTTTGGGAAATGCGGTATTGCCGGATCTGTTTCAGAAACAGGTGGATGCCACGCCAGAGGCTCTAGCTCTCCTGTCGACCAATCTGAGCCTGAAATACAATGAGGTGGACCGTTTAAGCAATGCTGTCGCCAATCTGCTGAGAAGCCAATACCAGCTTAAGCCAGGCAGCCTGGTGGCAGTGTCTTTGAACAGGTCCATCTACTTCACTGTGACCATAATGGCAATATGGAAAGCTGGTTGCGCATACCTGCCTCTTGATCCGTCAGTGCCGGAGGACCGTAATACCTATATTCTTGGAGACAGCGGTGCTGAAATGCTGATTACTGACGATATAGGCGGACGAGTTGCCGGTTATTTTCACATGCCGGTGGTTTCCATACAGCAGCTGACAGAACAGGCGGACGACGGAGGGGCTCCCAATATCACTGTTGATCAGGCAATGCTTGCTTATGTAATATACACCTCTGGTTCTACCGGGCTGCCTAAGGGCGTAGAAATATCGCACAGAGCGTTGGTAAATTTTATGCGTAGCATGCTTTTGTGTCCCGGTTTGTCTGGAGGCTCTATGTTGCTCTCTATTACCACCTATTCCTTTGATATTTCTATTCTTGAACTTTTTTGGCCATTGCTATGCGGAGGCTGTGTTTTTATGGCAGATTCCGATACAGTAAAGGATCCTGAGCTGATAGTGTCCCTGATGGAAGCTGTGAAACCTGATATTATGCAGGCTACGCCCACGATGTGGAAAATGATCCTGGAAGCTGGCTGGAAGGGCGATTCCCGCTTGATGTTGTTGTGCGGGGGGGAAAAGCTGGAGCATTCGCTTGGAAAAGAGCTATTGGCAAAATGTCGCAGTCTGTGGAATATGTATGGTCCGACAGAAACAACTATCTGGTCGACACTGCGTCATATTGACGATGAGAATATTATCAGCAATATAGGAAGGCCGTTTGCCAACACGCAGGTATATGTCTTAAACGAAAACCGGCAATTGTTACCGCCGGGATTTACTGGTGAGATATTCATAGCTGGAGAAGGACTGGCGATAGGGTACAGGAGCCGGCCCGAACTCACGGTAGATCGGTTTGTACCTGATCCGTTCGTTCCTTCAAAGCTGATGTATGCGACGGGAGATTTAGGGAAATGGTCACCAGATGGCGAACTCGGTATTATCGGACGCAGAGACGGGCAGATAAAGATCCGCGGTTTTCGCATTGAGACCGGTGAGATAGAATACTGGCTTAACCGGCTGCCGTTTGTTTCGATGGCCGTGGTAGTGCCGGAAAGCGGTGATAACGGCGATGTCAAGCTAGTGGCCTGCTACACTATAAAACAGGATTTCTCCGGTCCCATCGGTACAAACGATATAATCAGGTTCCTGGTGGAGAGGCTGCCGGGGTATATGGTTCCGGAACGTTTCGTTTGCCTGCAGGCTTTCCCTCTGACACCGAACGGGAAAATCGACAGGAAAGCCCTGAAAGGTGCTGTGCCTGACCTGAAGACATCCGATATTTCATCCCATTTAGGAGAATCATCTCGCTATGGGAAAATGATCAGATTGTGGAAAGCGTTTTTTCAAACCGAAGCTGTCGGAGAAAACAGCGACTTTTTCAGGCTGGGAGGAAATTCATTGCGTGCTATCCAGCTGGTTTCCGCTATCAGGAAGGAATATGGCCTTACATGTAGTTTTGCAGCGATTTTCCGGTGTCGTTCCCTTGCGGCGATTACAGATGAGGTGCTTGCCGGCAATGTGGCGTTGCCGCAAACGATTCCGGTTGCTCCATTGCTGCCATATTATCCGCTTACCTATATGCAAATGGGTATCTGGTTAAGGGCCCAAAAAGGAGATGGCAGTTTTGCCTATCATATGTCAGCCCTGGTGAAAGTAAAAGGGAAGATGGATATTCCCCGTTTTGTCGAGGCGCTGAAAATCATGAAACGAAGACATATAGCACTCAGGACGCAGTTTGGCATTGACGGTGATAAGCCGGTGCAATATTTTCAGCCTGCTGATAATGATAACCTGTCATTTAATTATTTTGACGCGGTGGCGGAACCCGAAAAGTCGGCGGCAATTGTACAGGCAACCACGGAGACTGCTCTGGACTTGCAGTCGTCTCCACCCTGGAGGGTTTCCATTGTAAGGGCCGCTGAAGAGGAATATGTGGTGATTGCATGTTTTCATCATATCATCATTGACGGGTATTCGGTTAATCTGTTCGTCAGGGAGCTGGGGGATGTATACAACCAGCTGATGGAGGGCGCAGTGTCTTATCCGGACAAGGCAACCATCACGTTTAGGGATTATGTTAGCTGGCGGGCTTTACTGCCCATTTCAGAAAGCCCGGTGTTGCCTGGCCTGATTCTAAAATATGATAAACCGGTAATATCTTCATTAGCCCCGCTGGCGCAAATAAGCTTAAAGCTGGATGCAGATCATTTTGGAAAATACCGGCAGCTGATAACGGAGGCGGGAGTGACGCCCTATGTAATGGTATTAGCCTTATCGGCAATAGTATGCAGCAGCACCAGTGGAGAGACAATGTTTTCTCTGGGAGGGCCCGGATGGGGACGCAGTGGACTGGGGCTCGAGCATGAAGTGGGTATTTTCATTGAGATGTTAGAGATTCCTTTTAATCTCAATCGCGAAACATCTTTTATCACCTGGCTGCGCGAACAACAGGACCTGATGATCAGGTACGCGGACAGTAATACGTTTAGATTGAGGCCACAGGTGACGGATATAGTAGTGTCTCACGAACTTTCGTCAGATATGACGATAGCATCAGACTGGCTGAACGGAGCAGTGTCTGAATTTATACCGCTACCTGTTAAGGTTGCTAAGTTCGCACTGAGTCTTAATTACGTGGAGACTGATAATACGCTGACGGTTAATGCCGATTTTAACAGCCAGTTATTTGAAAACGAGACCATCTGGACCCTTTTGAGTAAGTTTCCTGTTTTACTTGACCTTCTCCACCAACACCCTGATACCAGCATTGATCAGCTTGGGAAGAGGTTGCACCGGTTTATATTGTCAAAGCGACCGAGAAGAAAAATAAATTTTGTACCTGATAACAAACGAACGTTATGA
- a CDS encoding helix-turn-helix domain-containing protein produces MHTVKKPHIGNNVRRLMNALDIKQDTLATGLEISQQQVSRLLQKDTIDDKLLDQIAEIMDVSADAIKNYSEEAMVQFISNDFTITTHDSSNQATYQFQPTFNYADKLLAYMERELKLKDELIESLRKEIEELRHKSPKK; encoded by the coding sequence ATGCATACTGTAAAAAAACCACATATAGGCAATAACGTTAGAAGACTTATGAATGCCCTAGACATAAAGCAAGACACTTTAGCCACAGGTCTGGAAATAAGTCAACAACAGGTTTCTCGTTTGCTACAGAAGGACACTATTGACGATAAACTGTTAGACCAGATTGCTGAAATTATGGACGTTTCTGCTGATGCAATTAAAAACTATTCAGAAGAGGCAATGGTACAGTTTATTTCAAACGATTTTACAATCACCACTCATGACTCATCAAATCAGGCTACTTACCAATTTCAGCCTACTTTCAACTATGCGGATAAATTACTCGCATATATGGAACGGGAATTGAAACTGAAAGATGAATTAATTGAATCTCTTCGCAAAGAGATTGAAGAGTTGAGACACAAAAGTCCTAAAAAATAG
- a CDS encoding lanthionine synthetase LanC family protein yields the protein MNKHETIAYCQNIFERLSTANVKPFGSGPLGNSLVKGSAGSLIFLLQLYDVAQSPTVLYYILEEARRTGEEFGQHKTLNYSLGYGKMGNVYLYLQLYRRLDDRRWLDEATKVVWEFAESHGICFALQNGCGINKGTSGVLLVLLELYHYTGENWLYDAIRECIGSIMQKMDVRGAWPTWRDQQHTGECREWISARNAVATTFISIADSFSIEHLSAFVRTNLADLADGRSLAAALYKEMEEAGIKGPPAGMICLKAYELSSDPAYLYSLDNIIAELLEQFGGKMEQDDFTMETGLCGLGYLLLRRLSPAGAVQPDFFLPMKVYSVNVPGARLPFPDEDEFQHIILGGLFRNSYKNCTEEEKERIREKVFKPGSILNVHNFDVLETEEKLRVDLALMKSAAVLKGGSAESEMAEVLAISEVVRKDRETVMSLPITVSSEVIITTLPAADANPDMENFLATYGVGSFACRIDSMGSLDVKPLNLSKIVFDYLGDCGTGNDISAGICQFVASQPAPARALICKYLRAQEPFLEQYINEMVFQAIKFYLTEGVFVLLQREESLFSDKNTLIPKSIQLSNEA from the coding sequence ATGAATAAACATGAAACTATAGCGTATTGTCAAAATATCTTTGAGAGGCTGAGTACCGCGAATGTGAAACCTTTTGGTAGCGGGCCTCTGGGGAATAGCCTTGTCAAAGGGAGCGCAGGTAGCCTTATCTTTTTATTGCAGTTGTATGATGTTGCCCAATCCCCGACGGTATTGTATTATATTTTAGAGGAAGCCCGAAGGACAGGGGAGGAGTTCGGGCAACATAAAACGCTTAACTATTCACTGGGATACGGAAAGATGGGAAACGTTTACCTCTACCTGCAATTATACCGGCGCCTTGACGACCGTCGTTGGTTAGATGAAGCGACAAAAGTAGTGTGGGAGTTTGCAGAGTCGCATGGAATATGTTTCGCGCTCCAGAATGGGTGCGGCATCAATAAAGGTACTTCAGGAGTACTGTTGGTGCTATTGGAACTTTATCATTATACAGGGGAGAATTGGTTGTACGATGCTATCCGTGAGTGTATAGGAAGCATTATGCAGAAAATGGATGTCAGAGGGGCCTGGCCAACATGGAGGGATCAGCAACATACCGGTGAATGCCGGGAATGGATTTCGGCAAGAAATGCTGTTGCAACGACATTCATCAGTATAGCAGATTCTTTTTCTATTGAACACCTTTCTGCATTTGTAAGAACCAATTTGGCTGATCTTGCAGACGGTAGATCGTTGGCTGCGGCCTTGTACAAAGAAATGGAGGAAGCCGGTATAAAAGGCCCGCCGGCAGGTATGATATGTCTGAAGGCATATGAATTATCGTCAGACCCGGCATACCTTTATTCCCTAGATAACATCATAGCAGAGTTGTTGGAACAGTTCGGCGGAAAAATGGAGCAGGATGATTTTACGATGGAAACGGGACTGTGTGGCTTGGGGTATTTGTTGCTGAGACGTTTGTCGCCAGCGGGGGCTGTCCAGCCGGATTTTTTTCTTCCAATGAAAGTATACAGCGTTAACGTACCTGGCGCTCGTTTACCTTTTCCGGATGAGGATGAATTTCAGCACATAATACTGGGCGGTCTGTTCCGGAATTCCTATAAAAACTGTACAGAGGAGGAAAAAGAACGGATCAGGGAAAAGGTATTTAAACCAGGTAGTATACTGAACGTGCATAATTTTGATGTTTTGGAGACAGAAGAAAAACTTCGCGTGGACCTTGCATTGATGAAATCTGCAGCGGTATTAAAGGGAGGCAGTGCCGAATCTGAAATGGCAGAGGTGCTGGCGATCTCCGAAGTTGTACGGAAAGACCGGGAAACGGTTATGAGCCTGCCCATTACCGTTTCATCTGAAGTGATCATAACCACCCTTCCAGCGGCCGACGCTAACCCGGATATGGAGAATTTTTTGGCTACCTATGGAGTCGGCTCTTTTGCCTGCCGGATTGACAGTATGGGAAGCCTCGATGTGAAGCCTCTTAATTTATCAAAAATAGTTTTCGATTATCTGGGAGACTGCGGAACGGGGAACGACATCAGTGCCGGCATTTGCCAGTTCGTAGCTTCACAGCCGGCACCCGCCAGGGCACTTATCTGTAAGTATTTGAGGGCGCAGGAGCCTTTTTTGGAGCAATATATTAATGAAATGGTGTTTCAAGCGATTAAATTTTATCTGACAGAAGGAGTATTTGTATTGTTGCAACGCGAAGAATCCTTATTTTCGGATAAAAATACCCTTATTCCCAAATCAATTCAACTTAGTAATGAAGCTTAG
- a CDS encoding DUF6734 family protein: MKIIQSFWTKPFLRSGDLLTDARLNGGWPHRRFNYYSIALSYHHLRKFYDEVELVTDSIGYELLIEKLRLAYNKVSVELDHLDDYEPGLWALGKIYAYRMQESPFLHVDNDIFINRPFGSVVSEAALVAQNKQASTPHYSTTFRDICKRFPYVPGYLKKIEELPFVPCVNAGILGGSNIAFFRQYTEEVFEFINRNHDFISGHMDQFNSAFVNVVFEQVLFYSLSREAGVDIDYLFPDHNDNPPSIGYLHEMDCHQGYAHALGDYKKLRMVYKMVEHELSTGYPESFSRINDLLSVLEL, encoded by the coding sequence ATGAAAATAATACAGAGCTTCTGGACAAAACCTTTCCTGCGGTCAGGGGATTTACTGACGGATGCCCGGCTGAACGGTGGGTGGCCGCATCGCCGGTTCAATTACTACAGTATAGCATTGAGTTATCATCACCTCCGAAAATTTTATGACGAAGTAGAGCTGGTTACTGACAGCATTGGATATGAGTTGCTTATTGAAAAACTGCGGTTGGCTTACAACAAGGTAAGTGTTGAATTGGACCATTTGGATGATTATGAGCCCGGGTTGTGGGCATTAGGAAAGATTTATGCGTACCGGATGCAGGAAAGCCCTTTTCTGCATGTTGATAATGATATCTTTATTAATCGCCCCTTTGGCTCTGTTGTTAGTGAGGCAGCATTGGTGGCCCAAAATAAGCAGGCCAGTACTCCGCACTATTCTACCACCTTTCGTGATATATGCAAGAGATTTCCCTATGTGCCTGGTTACCTGAAGAAAATTGAAGAGTTGCCCTTCGTTCCCTGCGTGAACGCCGGTATTTTAGGAGGAAGCAATATTGCCTTTTTTCGTCAATACACTGAAGAAGTGTTTGAATTCATCAATAGGAACCATGACTTTATCAGTGGACATATGGATCAATTCAACAGTGCTTTTGTGAATGTAGTGTTCGAGCAGGTTTTGTTTTACTCGTTGTCCAGGGAGGCGGGGGTGGATATTGACTATTTGTTCCCGGATCATAATGATAATCCGCCATCCATTGGTTATTTGCACGAGATGGATTGTCATCAGGGGTATGCCCACGCCCTGGGTGATTATAAAAAGCTGCGAATGGTGTATAAAATGGTGGAGCATGAACTTAGCACCGGGTATCCGGAGTCGTTCAGCAGAATTAATGACTTATTATCTGTTCTGGAATTATAA
- a CDS encoding cytochrome P450: MLSLLYPETWTTSKLKQGVHFDPNFTTYFGHRGSWQVYDYSNVKRVLTDHTIFGNQYTPRVENNPLAENLNQADPPQHTRLRAFMTKTFTPSLVKAMEPSIHIAASDLLNNIDDHETDFVSGFSANLPVNIISQVLGITSSDFSQVAKWVDAVSAVPTPDTLASYYQCQTEIMEFLLKEVRKKREKQNNLISQWQQTEIAGEYLNEMEIVLFCINLYLGGSGTLGGLLELAIFTLSEKPELQDQLYQNSNLIPAFIEELLRFRPPVPTMYRIVKEETMIGDQTLKKGEIVTAWIATANRDELVFDSPHTFNLARKTASQHLALGHGIHFCSGAHLVRTEARISLEIILQNLKDVKVVGSPTLKNSVLASTFTQLPIRYNKRLQ; the protein is encoded by the coding sequence ATGCTGTCACTTTTATATCCCGAAACATGGACGACCTCAAAATTAAAGCAGGGGGTACATTTTGATCCGAATTTTACCACATATTTTGGCCATCGTGGATCTTGGCAGGTATACGACTATTCGAACGTTAAACGAGTACTCACCGATCATACAATCTTCGGCAACCAATATACTCCTCGTGTAGAAAATAACCCGTTGGCTGAAAATTTAAATCAGGCAGATCCTCCTCAACATACCAGATTGAGGGCATTTATGACGAAAACTTTTACACCCAGTTTGGTTAAAGCAATGGAACCATCAATACACATCGCCGCATCCGATTTACTGAACAATATTGATGATCACGAAACAGACTTTGTAAGTGGCTTTTCGGCCAATTTACCTGTCAATATTATCTCCCAGGTATTGGGAATCACAAGTTCCGATTTTTCGCAGGTTGCCAAGTGGGTCGATGCTGTTTCTGCCGTGCCGACTCCAGATACATTAGCTTCGTACTACCAATGCCAAACCGAAATTATGGAATTTCTTCTGAAAGAAGTGCGAAAGAAAAGAGAGAAACAGAATAACTTGATTTCACAATGGCAACAAACAGAAATAGCAGGCGAGTACTTAAATGAAATGGAAATAGTCCTGTTTTGTATAAATCTATATCTCGGAGGCTCAGGTACGCTTGGTGGCCTACTCGAGTTAGCTATATTCACGTTATCTGAAAAACCAGAACTTCAAGACCAACTTTATCAAAATTCTAACTTAATCCCTGCCTTCATTGAGGAACTACTTCGGTTCAGACCCCCAGTTCCTACGATGTATCGCATCGTTAAGGAAGAAACGATGATTGGCGACCAGACGTTAAAAAAGGGGGAAATTGTGACCGCCTGGATTGCAACAGCCAATCGGGATGAACTTGTGTTTGATTCGCCTCATACTTTCAATTTGGCAAGAAAAACTGCATCACAACATTTGGCTTTAGGCCATGGTATCCATTTTTGTTCTGGAGCACATTTGGTGCGTACAGAAGCTAGGATTTCGCTTGAAATAATTTTACAGAATTTAAAGGATGTTAAGGTAGTCGGATCTCCGACATTGAAAAATAGTGTTTTGGCAAGTACTTTCACACAACTACCGATACGTTATAATAAACGCTTACAGTAA